From Candidatus Doudnabacteria bacterium, a single genomic window includes:
- a CDS encoding MarR family transcriptional regulator, with translation MAESKSLKLLLFSLVKQAKADIERQFTEAGISITPFQYGVLSILKYSPITLADIAKKLGIRSPSLVPYIDELQKKGMISRHADKQDRRKIQLSLTVKGKALLKHIIKDHPTDLLNQAFKKLSKEKQGQLLFLLKELTDNLTK, from the coding sequence ATGGCTGAATCCAAATCATTAAAATTATTGCTGTTTAGCCTGGTAAAACAGGCCAAAGCCGATATCGAGCGCCAGTTTACTGAGGCGGGCATTTCCATCACGCCTTTTCAGTATGGAGTGCTTTCGATTCTTAAATACAGTCCCATAACCCTGGCTGATATCGCAAAGAAGCTCGGAATAAGATCGCCTTCCTTGGTTCCTTATATTGATGAATTGCAGAAAAAAGGAATGATATCGCGCCATGCGGACAAGCAGGACAGGCGGAAGATCCAGCTGAGTTTGACCGTAAAAGGCAAAGCACTGCTCAAACATATTATCAAAGACCATCCTACTGATCTTTTAAACCAGGCATTTAAAAAACTGTCAAAGGAAAAACAGGGACAACTGCTGTTTTTGCTGAAAGAATTAACCGATAACCTCACTAAATAA
- a CDS encoding lmo0937 family membrane protein — MLLTIAGILIVLWVAGLFLHLLGGFIHIILVIAVIFLIAHFLRGKKAS; from the coding sequence ATGCTTCTAACAATAGCGGGAATACTTATTGTTCTTTGGGTTGCGGGTTTGTTTTTGCATTTGCTGGGCGGGTTCATACACATCATACTCGTCATTGCAGTTATATTTTTGATAGCGCATTTCCTCAGAGGGAAAAAAGCATCTTAA
- a CDS encoding serine protease, translating to MINNKFNNSIVSATMVVCTVLTFIPSHAVFAAVGQNNVKSVVAIKIYDTLTNKYISTGSGVAIDSRNILTNYHVVENAVLSPVRYRVVFCTSMVINNLPDCSYVANPYGLLGHEQGKFSQELDLAIITLVGKFTPAGFKSITDMAINEFPDMGFIQLGNNSIDPVNYRFQIGDSVETLGYPANGTSANSNIPLTYSQGQINGFAYSDKNPGLLKWIKSSAKINLGSSGGGAFDASGKFLGIMSGRWIDSKGQFMQSYLIPATTINSWLQGQGYQVNKNEGFTASAPAAVITAK from the coding sequence ATGATCAATAATAAATTCAACAATTCAATAGTCAGTGCAACAATGGTTGTTTGTACTGTATTAACTTTTATTCCTAGTCATGCCGTTTTTGCGGCTGTTGGCCAGAATAATGTTAAGTCTGTTGTCGCAATCAAGATCTATGATACATTGACGAACAAATACATTTCGACCGGCTCGGGAGTTGCCATTGATAGCCGGAACATTCTCACGAACTATCACGTTGTTGAGAATGCAGTTTTGTCACCTGTAAGATACCGTGTTGTTTTTTGCACGAGCATGGTGATCAACAATTTGCCTGACTGCAGTTACGTTGCGAATCCATACGGTTTACTCGGGCATGAACAAGGAAAATTCAGCCAAGAGTTAGATCTGGCCATCATAACATTAGTTGGAAAATTTACTCCTGCTGGTTTTAAGAGCATCACGGATATGGCGATAAATGAATTTCCTGACATGGGATTCATTCAATTAGGAAACAACAGCATCGACCCCGTTAATTATAGATTTCAAATCGGAGACAGCGTAGAAACCCTGGGCTACCCGGCAAACGGCACTTCTGCGAATTCCAATATTCCTTTGACGTATAGCCAAGGCCAGATAAACGGGTTTGCCTATTCCGATAAAAATCCGGGATTGCTAAAATGGATCAAAAGTTCGGCCAAGATCAACCTGGGAAGTTCCGGCGGCGGTGCTTTTGATGCCAGCGGAAAATTCTTAGGGATAATGTCAGGCAGATGGATTGATTCCAAAGGACAATTTATGCAAAGCTATCTGATTCCTGCTACTACGATCAATTCGTGGCTGCAGGGGCAAGGATATCAGGTAAACAAAAATGAAGGATTTACAGCTTCAGCACCGGCCGCAGTTATCACGGCAAAATAA
- a CDS encoding MFS transporter, with the protein MNKFLKWVPLLVMSLALTIIILDTTILNVTLRTIIGDLHTTIQKIQWVITAYALMLSAFTITGGRLGDLFGRKKMFVIGAIIFAVGSFMTSIAHTVGFMILGEAIVEGIGAALMLPATASLLRSTYKDRDLQIAFGIWGGIIGGAAALGPVIGGWFTTNYSWRWAFRINVVVAAILVLSSVLIKEYRETEEAPSIDIVGVLLSALGMLSLVFGFIQTSTYGWLHAVSPLVIFNHTVNLGGISAAPLFMLIGIIILGVFAWWENIRELSGRTPLVSLNLFKNSTFITGSVVSGILALGQAGLSFSVPVYLQSVLSFNPIQTGIAMIPMTIVILVGAPLSTWISKFTTPKRIIQFGIILDAIAFFILRQSLHVGASAWAMAPGFALFGLGVGLIFGQASNLTLSAVSVEQSGEASGVNSTIRSLGQTLGSAILGAILISALSANLISGVNKSLVIPQDIKPTVAQAVTAQSSNIEFGSGANLGGAIPQSIGGEIISISHQATVDATRSALGFGTLFILLALLVSIKLPSAPKVTAESVLKLHHEHFKQLHSLG; encoded by the coding sequence ATGAATAAATTCCTCAAATGGGTGCCGCTTTTGGTCATGAGCTTGGCTCTGACGATCATCATTCTGGACACCACGATCCTGAACGTCACTTTGCGCACAATAATCGGCGATCTGCATACCACGATCCAAAAGATCCAGTGGGTCATCACGGCGTATGCACTGATGCTGTCCGCTTTCACCATCACCGGCGGAAGGTTGGGTGATCTGTTCGGCCGGAAAAAAATGTTCGTTATCGGCGCGATCATCTTTGCCGTCGGCTCGTTTATGACTTCCATCGCACATACAGTGGGCTTCATGATCCTGGGCGAGGCAATCGTTGAAGGCATTGGCGCGGCCCTGATGCTGCCGGCCACAGCCTCGCTGCTTAGATCGACTTACAAAGACCGCGATCTGCAGATAGCTTTTGGGATCTGGGGCGGGATCATCGGCGGAGCGGCAGCTCTAGGGCCGGTCATCGGCGGATGGTTTACCACGAACTACAGCTGGCGCTGGGCATTCCGGATAAATGTAGTTGTGGCGGCGATCCTGGTGCTGTCCTCGGTATTGATCAAAGAATACCGCGAGACTGAAGAAGCGCCGAGCATTGATATTGTCGGCGTCCTGCTTTCGGCTCTCGGAATGCTGTCCTTGGTGTTCGGGTTCATCCAGACGTCCACTTACGGCTGGTTGCACGCCGTATCACCTTTGGTTATTTTTAACCATACCGTAAACTTGGGCGGGATCTCCGCCGCTCCTTTGTTCATGCTGATCGGCATAATTATTTTGGGAGTGTTTGCCTGGTGGGAAAATATCCGCGAGTTGTCCGGGCGCACACCCCTTGTTTCTTTGAATTTATTCAAAAACTCCACATTTATCACGGGTTCGGTGGTTTCGGGCATTCTGGCTCTGGGGCAGGCGGGCTTAAGTTTTTCGGTCCCGGTCTATCTGCAGTCTGTCTTAAGCTTCAATCCGATCCAGACGGGTATTGCCATGATACCGATGACGATCGTAATTTTGGTCGGCGCCCCGCTTTCCACTTGGATCAGCAAATTCACAACGCCCAAAAGGATAATCCAATTCGGCATTATCCTTGATGCGATCGCGTTTTTTATTCTGCGCCAAAGCCTGCATGTCGGCGCCAGCGCCTGGGCCATGGCTCCGGGATTTGCTTTGTTCGGACTTGGTGTGGGTTTGATATTCGGCCAAGCCAGCAACCTGACTTTGTCCGCGGTTTCCGTGGAGCAGTCAGGCGAAGCTTCGGGAGTGAACAGCACCATCCGGTCCTTGGGCCAAACGCTTGGTTCGGCGATCCTTGGCGCGATCCTGATCTCGGCTTTATCAGCCAATCTGATCAGCGGCGTCAATAAAAGCTTGGTCATACCGCAGGATATAAAACCAACAGTTGCGCAGGCGGTGACTGCACAGTCTTCAAACATTGAGTTTGGCAGCGGAGCGAATTTGGGCGGCGCGATCCCGCAATCGATCGGAGGCGAAATAATTTCGATCAGCCACCAGGCAACAGTAGACGCGACCAGGTCAGCACTCGGGTTTGGAACATTATTTATCCTGTTGGCGCTGTTGGTCTCAATCAAATTGCCGTCGGCACCGAAAGTAACCGCAGAGTCAGTGCTAAAACTTCACCACGAACATTTCAAGCAATTACATTCGCTAGGCTAA
- a CDS encoding dihydrofolate reductase family protein translates to MRKIVVLEFMSLDGVIQAPGGKDEDPSDGFKFQGWTVPFMDEAGGKEMAKQMGGPLDLLLGRITYDIWAKFWPYHLGQWPSLMNATKYIVSNSDIKTTWEKTIQIKGDVASEIKKLKQGDGPMLQVYGSSVLCQTLFANDLVDELWLKIFPLTLGKGKRLFGEGTIPAAFKLLESSVTPSGVIIASYKRDGEIKLGSFT, encoded by the coding sequence ATGAGAAAAATAGTAGTTCTAGAATTTATGTCGCTTGATGGAGTGATTCAAGCTCCAGGGGGTAAGGACGAGGACCCTTCGGATGGGTTTAAATTTCAAGGATGGACAGTGCCATTCATGGACGAAGCCGGAGGAAAGGAAATGGCCAAACAAATGGGTGGGCCGCTTGATCTGCTCTTGGGGAGAATCACTTATGATATATGGGCCAAATTTTGGCCGTATCATCTGGGCCAGTGGCCAAGCCTTATGAATGCTACCAAGTACATAGTAAGCAATAGCGATATTAAGACCACCTGGGAAAAAACCATTCAAATAAAGGGCGACGTCGCTTCCGAGATAAAGAAATTAAAACAAGGAGACGGCCCCATGCTCCAGGTTTACGGCAGCAGCGTGCTCTGTCAAACGTTATTCGCCAATGATCTAGTTGATGAATTATGGTTAAAGATATTTCCTCTCACACTTGGAAAGGGTAAACGATTATTTGGCGAAGGGACTATCCCGGCAGCTTTCAAGCTTTTGGAATCGAGTGTAACACCGAGTGGTGTAATTATTGCTTCTTATAAAAGAGACGGTGAAATCAAGTTAGGTTCTTTTACCTAG
- a CDS encoding 6-bladed beta-propeller produces the protein MPFLLAVFFALAILAPHKALAVTPDQISGLKLWMDASNGVTKDGTTPAIDGDTVQQWNDRSLGANNATQLTAGSRPTYKTNIINSHPVLRFNGAQNMDTSSFLDSSFDTSFTFFIVQTKTDEDLELTTSNQGAAWFSGGISNSANAILAQTGNLTAPRTQVAMPSPGSALISDPTIETFSYDGTHARLRFNGSEKPGVASGNLGLSGALTIGSISGGGYNLHGDIAEIIIYNSALSRVQIGQIESYLMAKYGIASIPSNPLLIFDGDSITQGYLASTGQDYPSQVQAILGPGPTYQNMGGSSRTLLDMINDAPAQIDPEFLGADTTNIVTLMGGTNDLHFGADAITTYNRIVSYAQARRAVGFKVIVNTILPRTEPTLPTFEADRQTVNSLLRANWPSFADGLSDIASSSVMGQPGEDSDTTYYHDGIHPTDAGYGILAGYVAAAIQKIISPVATSFTSVQDGNWNDGATWGNTSPGVAGADFPGPTDNATVENTVTLTQDQSIQDITVSAGSTLNLAAHTLSSSGDFTNNGTVTGDATFNNNSSNNGTVTGVATFNDTSVNSADISGNPVFNDTSQNSGTITGNPVFNDTSANNTDIIGNPIFNDTSSNAGTVTGDATFTYASGGLVTLTGQQVWGIVNGRALDVSGNLITQFIFRDQSANFATISNNPIFYDSSYNQGTVTGDTIFNGSSTNSGTVTGNAVFNDSSYNPSLVSGDATFTSASGGAITLSGSQTWGRVNGRAQDVSGNLITQFIFNDTSRNDSTTITGDVTFNDSAFSLGTINGDTIFNDSSTNDGFINGNPVFNGLSENLGSVTGNPTFNDASGNFYTMDPSVVGNASFKGTSINYGTVNGNACFAPGASNFPGYGVVTGVTTVCSTFIPNVSASFTSVQDGNWNDGATWGFLSPGAAGVDYPNSIDDATIENEVAQTQDQSVHDITISGSGTLDLGANTFFVSGNFNNNGILNAQTSTVVLNGTNQTILGPNTFHNLTKITNTADTLSFDPANTTTLTGTLTLTGVSTGLLTVNNSPGAGQPVFDSNIGRDVFSLGGNLNSPVIIANDSSDNMYVLDRWNNRIEKFDPNHNFLFAFGWGVQDGTTPELQTCTTLTGCYAGLLGSGDGEFNFPQGIAVDYLNNIYVADSGNNRIQKFDSAGNYITQWGSEGSGPGQFEMPDQTYQGIATDSSGNVYVADSGNNRIQKFDSSGNFQSEWGTFGTADNEFNFPQGIAVDHLNNIYVADYFNHRIQKFDSAGNFLGKWGSNGSGDSEFGGPTGINADSSNDIYVTDYFNDRVQKFNPAGGFLLTFGWGVQDGANQFEVCTELTIPCRAGLDSGEEGAFQGPVTISSDSSFVYVSDDGKNGIQKFDFSGNFISKFVNKAPEKALGYPSDVAFDASGNIYITDSFNNRIQKFDSGGNFLLTFGWGVQDGANMFQICTLNCHVGIPGSGNGEFSGPTGLAFDSSNNLYVVETDNNRIQKFHPNGNSYTITSWGSPGSGDGQFNSPQGIAIDSSDNIYVADSLNNRVEKFDPSGNLLLQWGSPGSGEGQFSIPSESFQGIATDSSGNIYVTDIDNNRIEKFDSDGNFLSTFGWGVQDGANQFEICTELTTPCQAGIYGSDDGQLANPQGIAIDSSGNIYVTDADNNRVQKFDPSGNFITQWGSGGPGDVEFSFISGIAIDSSGSIYVADTRNGRIQKFTTGSSAWTLDSQGSSVLSYLSVSSSHATSVVTCTNCIDGGGNINWNFGGSTPPPPPPPPPSGGGGPTCCAPYVPPGTNQQASNTLTSDGSLLLDHGVIYVMSQGFKRPFVSMAVFTALGYKLSNVIRADTSAIPEGESILSSNIRHPVGALILNQGTVYLLGTDLRYGFPSEVVFYSYGYQFKDVLPANSLDLLLPQGPIVQMNNSGQVPSFPSTGGGPAN, from the coding sequence ATGCCTTTTTTGCTGGCGGTTTTCTTTGCTTTGGCCATTCTGGCTCCGCATAAAGCTCTTGCGGTTACCCCTGATCAGATCTCCGGGCTTAAACTTTGGATGGATGCATCCAATGGAGTTACCAAAGACGGCACGACCCCTGCAATTGATGGGGACACTGTCCAACAATGGAATGACCGTTCTTTAGGAGCAAACAACGCAACACAGTTAACGGCAGGCAGCAGACCCACGTATAAAACTAATATTATAAATAGTCATCCGGTTCTTAGATTCAATGGGGCGCAAAATATGGATACGTCTTCATTTCTTGATTCTTCATTCGATACGAGTTTTACGTTTTTTATCGTACAGACCAAAACAGATGAAGATTTAGAGCTTACCACAAGTAATCAGGGAGCTGCCTGGTTCAGCGGCGGTATCAGTAATAGTGCTAACGCCATTTTGGCACAGACGGGTAATCTTACAGCGCCGCGTACACAAGTCGCCATGCCATCACCGGGATCTGCCCTGATATCGGATCCCACAATTGAAACTTTCTCGTATGATGGCACGCATGCCCGGCTGCGCTTTAACGGTTCTGAAAAACCCGGTGTGGCATCAGGTAATTTAGGCTTGAGCGGTGCCTTAACGATCGGTTCCATTTCCGGCGGCGGTTATAATTTACATGGCGATATAGCTGAAATTATTATTTACAACAGTGCGCTATCTAGGGTACAGATCGGACAAATTGAATCTTACCTGATGGCCAAATATGGAATAGCTTCAATACCCTCAAATCCTCTTCTTATTTTCGACGGCGATTCCATAACTCAGGGTTACCTGGCAAGTACGGGACAAGATTATCCAAGTCAGGTGCAAGCCATTCTTGGTCCTGGGCCAACTTATCAAAATATGGGCGGATCTTCGCGAACGCTACTTGATATGATCAACGATGCGCCTGCTCAAATTGATCCTGAATTTCTGGGTGCGGATACAACTAATATTGTGACTCTGATGGGCGGGACTAATGATTTGCATTTTGGAGCAGATGCAATCACAACGTACAATCGTATTGTTTCGTACGCGCAGGCCAGGAGAGCGGTCGGTTTTAAAGTAATTGTAAATACAATACTCCCCAGGACCGAACCTACGCTCCCTACGTTCGAAGCAGACAGACAAACTGTTAACAGCTTGCTTCGGGCTAATTGGCCGAGCTTTGCAGACGGCCTTTCAGATATTGCATCGAGCAGCGTGATGGGTCAGCCCGGGGAAGATTCAGATACAACGTATTATCACGATGGCATTCATCCAACCGATGCCGGATACGGAATTTTAGCCGGTTATGTTGCTGCAGCAATTCAGAAAATCATAAGTCCAGTTGCCACATCTTTTACTTCCGTGCAAGACGGCAATTGGAATGACGGAGCGACCTGGGGCAATACCTCTCCCGGAGTTGCCGGTGCTGATTTTCCAGGTCCCACAGATAATGCGACCGTCGAAAACACAGTGACGCTGACACAAGACCAATCCATCCAAGACATCACTGTCTCTGCCGGCAGCACTTTAAATCTCGCAGCACACACTCTTTCGTCATCAGGGGACTTTACGAACAACGGCACTGTCACCGGCGATGCCACTTTCAACAACAACAGCTCCAACAACGGCACTGTCACCGGCGTTGCCACTTTCAACGATACGAGCGTCAACTCCGCCGATATCTCCGGCAATCCTGTTTTTAATGATACAAGCCAAAACAGCGGCACTATTACCGGCAATCCTGTTTTTAATGATACAAGCGCCAACAACACTGATATAATCGGCAATCCTATTTTCAATGATACAAGCTCTAATGCAGGCACCGTGACCGGCGATGCTACGTTCACCTATGCTTCAGGCGGTCTGGTTACTCTCACCGGTCAACAAGTTTGGGGAATAGTTAATGGCAGGGCTCTAGATGTGAGCGGTAATCTGATCACTCAGTTTATCTTCAGGGATCAAAGTGCGAACTTTGCGACTATCTCCAACAATCCTATTTTCTATGATTCAAGCTACAATCAAGGCACTGTTACCGGCGACACCATTTTCAATGGTTCAAGCACCAACAGCGGCACTGTTACGGGGAATGCCGTGTTCAATGATTCCAGTTACAATCCGAGTTTAGTATCCGGAGATGCCACTTTCACTTCTGCTTCAGGCGGGGCAATCACTCTTTCGGGCAGTCAAACTTGGGGAAGAGTCAACGGCAGAGCCCAAGATGTGAGCGGTAATCTGATCACTCAGTTTATCTTCAATGATACAAGCCGCAATGATAGTACCACTATCACCGGTGATGTTACTTTCAATGATTCAGCCTTCAGCCTTGGCACCATCAATGGCGATACCATTTTCAATGATTCAAGCACTAACGACGGATTTATCAACGGCAACCCCGTTTTCAATGGTTTAAGTGAAAATTTAGGCAGTGTTACCGGCAATCCCACCTTCAATGATGCAAGTGGAAATTTTTATACTATGGATCCTTCTGTCGTCGGTAATGCCAGCTTTAAGGGTACAAGCATCAACTACGGCACCGTCAATGGTAATGCCTGTTTCGCACCAGGTGCAAGTAATTTTCCCGGATATGGTGTTGTGACGGGTGTCACTACAGTATGTTCAACTTTCATTCCAAATGTCTCTGCATCTTTTACCTCAGTACAAGACGGCAACTGGAATGACGGAGCGACCTGGGGTTTTCTATCACCAGGAGCTGCCGGTGTTGATTATCCGAACTCAATTGATGATGCAACGATTGAAAACGAAGTAGCACAGACCCAAGATCAATCCGTCCATGATATCACTATATCCGGCAGCGGCACTTTAGATCTGGGAGCAAACACCTTCTTCGTTTCAGGGAACTTTAACAATAACGGCATTTTAAACGCCCAAACTTCTACCGTTGTTCTCAACGGCACAAATCAAACCATACTTGGACCTAATACTTTCCATAACTTAACCAAAATCACAAATACTGCAGATACTCTCTCCTTTGACCCGGCCAATACGACCACTCTCACAGGCACACTTACTCTTACCGGTGTTTCTACGGGACTGCTGACTGTGAACAATTCGCCAGGCGCGGGTCAACCTGTCTTTGATTCAAATATCGGGAGAGACGTATTCTCACTTGGAGGAAATCTCAATTCACCCGTAATTATTGCGAATGACTCTTCCGATAATATGTACGTCTTAGATCGCTGGAATAACCGCATTGAAAAATTTGATCCGAACCACAATTTTCTGTTTGCATTCGGCTGGGGAGTGCAAGATGGGACGACGCCTGAATTGCAAACATGCACTACTTTAACCGGTTGTTATGCCGGGTTGCTTGGTTCAGGCGACGGCGAATTTAATTTTCCTCAAGGCATTGCCGTTGACTATTTAAATAATATTTATGTCGCCGACTCCGGCAATAATCGCATCCAGAAATTTGACTCGGCAGGCAATTATATTACCCAGTGGGGAAGCGAGGGTTCCGGCCCCGGACAGTTTGAAATGCCTGATCAGACATATCAAGGCATTGCAACCGACTCTTCCGGTAATGTCTATGTCGCCGATTCCGGCAATAATCGCATCCAGAAATTTGATTCATCTGGTAATTTTCAAAGCGAGTGGGGTACTTTTGGTACTGCCGACAACGAATTTAATTTTCCTCAAGGCATTGCGGTTGACCATTTAAATAATATTTATGTCGCCGATTACTTCAATCACCGCATCCAGAAATTTGATTCCGCAGGCAATTTTCTTGGCAAGTGGGGAAGTAATGGTTCAGGTGATAGCGAGTTTGGAGGACCTACTGGAATTAATGCCGATTCTTCAAATGACATTTATGTCACAGATTATTTTAATGATCGCGTTCAGAAATTCAACCCTGCTGGTGGTTTTCTGCTCACATTCGGCTGGGGAGTGCAGGATGGAGCAAATCAATTTGAAGTTTGCACAGAATTAACAATACCTTGTCGGGCCGGACTTGATTCGGGAGAGGAAGGCGCATTTCAGGGTCCTGTAACTATTTCATCTGACTCATCTTTTGTCTACGTCTCGGATGACGGAAAGAATGGTATCCAGAAATTTGATTTTTCGGGTAATTTCATTTCGAAATTTGTAAATAAGGCGCCGGAGAAAGCATTGGGTTATCCCAGTGATGTTGCATTCGATGCCTCGGGCAACATCTACATCACTGATAGTTTTAATAACCGCATCCAGAAATTTGACTCGGGAGGCAATTTTCTTCTCACTTTTGGCTGGGGAGTGCAGGATGGAGCAAATATGTTTCAAATTTGTACACTAAACTGTCATGTCGGGATTCCAGGTTCCGGCAACGGGGAATTTAGCGGTCCAACAGGTCTTGCTTTTGATTCATCAAACAATCTCTATGTTGTAGAAACCGACAATAATCGCATCCAGAAATTTCACCCGAACGGCAATTCCTACACGATTACCTCGTGGGGAAGTCCCGGCTCAGGAGACGGGCAGTTCAACTCACCTCAAGGAATCGCAATTGACTCTTCTGATAATATCTATGTTGCAGATTCCCTAAATAATCGCGTCGAAAAATTTGATCCTTCCGGCAATTTGCTTCTCCAGTGGGGAAGTCCCGGCTCAGGTGAAGGACAATTTAGCATACCTTCTGAGTCATTTCAAGGCATTGCAACAGACTCTTCCGGTAATATTTATGTCACAGATATAGACAATAACCGCATCGAGAAATTCGATTCTGATGGCAATTTCCTCTCCACTTTCGGCTGGGGAGTGCAGGATGGAGCAAATCAATTTGAAATTTGCACAGAACTAACGACACCTTGTCAGGCCGGGATATATGGTTCAGATGACGGCCAACTTGCTAATCCGCAAGGCATTGCAATAGACTCTTCCGGTAATATCTATGTTACGGATGCAGACAATAATCGCGTCCAGAAATTTGATCCTTCAGGCAATTTCATTACCCAATGGGGAAGCGGGGGCCCTGGCGATGTAGAGTTTAGCTTTATTTCCGGTATTGCTATAGACTCTTCCGGTAGTATCTATGTTGCAGATACTCGGAACGGCCGCATTCAGAAATTCACCACAGGTTCCTCTGCCTGGACCCTAGACTCCCAAGGTTCAAGCGTACTATCATATCTCTCCGTATCCTCATCTCATGCTACATCCGTGGTCACCTGCACCAATTGTATTGATGGGGGAGGCAATATCAACTGGAATTTCGGTGGTTCAACTCCGCCCCCTCCGCCTCCACCTCCACCTTCTGGCGGAGGAGGCCCAACCTGTTGTGCCCCATATGTACCACCAGGTACGAATCAGCAGGCTTCCAATACCCTAACATCAGACGGCTCTCTTCTGCTGGACCATGGGGTGATCTATGTCATGTCCCAGGGCTTTAAACGTCCTTTTGTCTCTATGGCCGTATTCACAGCCCTAGGATACAAACTATCCAATGTCATACGAGCAGACACGAGTGCTATTCCTGAAGGGGAATCCATCCTTTCTTCCAACATCAGGCACCCGGTAGGAGCTTTGATTCTTAATCAGGGAACCGTATATCTTCTGGGCACTGATCTTCGGTACGGTTTTCCGTCTGAAGTAGTCTTCTACTCCTATGGCTATCAATTCAAAGACGTGCTCCCTGCCAACAGCCTGGATCTGCTGCTCCCCCAAGGACCCATTGTTCAAATGAACAATTCTGGACAAGTACCCAGTTTTCCTAGTACGGGAGGGGGACCCGCTAACTAA
- a CDS encoding metallophosphoesterase has translation MKIPQIAIFISIIFGILLLAHFVVYEAAFLVFPVFAGKFLIYLRIAVVALPAIFIGSIAISFQFNNFFIRTLYKLMAVWIGLVLYLFLAGVVLGFASFIFANLQTQGEILFGLAILIAAYGVIHSQIIKIVKVKISLRNLPDAWNNRLIVFVSDLHLGHVRGQRFAERVANRINELNPEIVLIGGDLYDGVKVDNAKIIKPLKKLSAPKGVYFVTGNHDGFSVKATEEDVATIAKSGIKVLQNELIKINGVQLIGVDYKQTADPKRYKEVLDRMKIDPNSPSILIKHVPDNVDIASGAGISLQISGHTHRAQMWPLRFIPRLIYKGFDYGLKRSGLMQVFISSGVGTWGPPLRVGTNSEIVLITLNKA, from the coding sequence TTGAAAATACCGCAGATAGCAATATTTATCTCGATAATTTTCGGGATCTTATTATTGGCGCACTTCGTGGTTTACGAAGCCGCTTTTTTGGTTTTTCCGGTTTTTGCGGGCAAATTCTTAATATACCTTAGAATAGCAGTTGTCGCATTGCCGGCCATATTCATCGGGTCAATTGCAATTTCTTTTCAGTTCAACAATTTTTTTATCCGCACGCTTTACAAGTTAATGGCTGTTTGGATCGGACTAGTCTTGTATCTGTTCCTGGCAGGAGTAGTTTTGGGCTTCGCCAGTTTCATTTTCGCGAACTTGCAAACCCAGGGAGAAATACTATTCGGACTGGCAATTTTAATTGCGGCTTACGGCGTCATCCATTCGCAAATAATAAAGATCGTAAAAGTAAAGATCAGCCTGCGTAATTTACCCGATGCTTGGAACAACCGCCTGATAGTTTTTGTCTCTGATCTGCATTTAGGCCATGTCCGCGGGCAAAGATTCGCGGAAAGAGTCGCAAACAGAATAAATGAGCTCAATCCGGAAATTGTGCTGATCGGCGGGGACCTTTACGACGGGGTAAAAGTTGATAACGCAAAGATCATCAAGCCTCTGAAAAAATTGTCGGCGCCCAAAGGAGTTTATTTTGTTACCGGCAATCATGACGGCTTTTCCGTAAAAGCGACCGAAGAAGATGTGGCGACGATCGCAAAATCGGGGATTAAAGTTTTGCAAAATGAACTTATAAAAATAAACGGCGTGCAGCTCATCGGAGTTGATTATAAACAGACGGCAGATCCCAAGCGATACAAAGAGGTTTTGGACCGGATGAAAATTGACCCAAATTCCCCCTCCATCCTGATCAAACACGTTCCGGATAATGTTGACATCGCTTCTGGTGCGGGAATTTCGTTGCAAATATCGGGACATACTCATCGGGCCCAGATGTGGCCGCTGCGATTTATCCCAAGATTGATCTATAAAGGCTTTGATTACGGACTTAAAAGATCGGGCCTAATGCAAGTTTTTATATCAAGCGGAGTGGGGACCTGGGGTCCGCCGCTGCGGGTCGGGACAAATTCAGAAATTGTTTTAATCACGTTAAATAAAGCTTAA